The Toxorhynchites rutilus septentrionalis strain SRP chromosome 3, ASM2978413v1, whole genome shotgun sequence genome includes a region encoding these proteins:
- the LOC129780371 gene encoding argininosuccinate lyase, translating to MSSRREENATTGPFRLWGGRYSKGTDHVLSRVNNSLTVDKRLYSEDLDGSVAYARSLAEAKLLTQSEFKVICYGLETIRDEWKKETIKLMPRDEDVHTVNERRLVEIIGPQIGGKLHTGRSRNEQVVVDMKLWMRNAVSDILKQLAALIGGIKDLATRYIDVLMPGYTHMQKAQPVRFSHWILSYAFYFKEDYHRFQEFYNRMNVLPLGSGALAGNPFNINRHKLADDLGFNGVSYNSMNAVSDRDFVVEFNFLSTLTAVHLSRLAEDLILYSTKEYNFLELSEEYTTGSSLMPQKRNPDSLELVRGISGNVFGQHCGLLMTLKGLPSTYNKDLQCDKSGMFAVYDQTVLSLTLMTGVITTIRLDEERCLSALSYDMLATDMAYYLVRKGIPFREAHHISGEVVAFSEKVKIPINKLSLEDLKEISPYFDETVSGLWNYENSVEQYTVVGGTSRIAVQEQINLLKDFLSSCE from the exons ATGAGTTCGCGACGTGAAGAGAACGCGACGACGGGTCCTTTTAGGCTATGGGGTGGACGGTACTCCAAGGGAACCGATCATGTCCTGTCGAGGGTCAACAATTCGCTAACGGTCGATAAGCGGCTGTATTCGGAAGATTTGGATGGAAGTGTGGCGTACgcgagaagtttggccgaagcgAAGCTGCTGACGCAGAGTGAATTTAAGGTGATCTGTTACGGACTGGAGACGATACGGGACGAATGGAAGAAGGAAACGATCAAGCTGATGCCGAGAGACGAAGATGTACATACGGTTAATGAGCGTCGGCTGGTCGAAATCATTGGACCCCAAATCGGAGGAAAACTTCATACCGGCAGGAGTCGCAATGAGCAGGTGGTTGTGGATATGAAACTGTGGATGAGGAATGCCGTCAGTGACATTTTGAAGCAGCTGGCTGCGTTGATTGGGGGTATCAAAGATTTGGCTACTCGGTACATCGATGTTCTGATGCCGGGCTACACACATATGCAGAAAGCGCAACCAGTTCGATTTAGTCATTGGATTTTGAGCTACGCCTTCTATTTCAAGGAGGATTATCATCGATTCCAAGAATTTTACAACCGGATGAACGTCCTGCCGTTGGGAAGCGGGGCTCTTGCTGGCAATCCGTTCAACATAAATCGACACAAGCTCGCAGATGATCTGGGCTTCAACGGGGTTTCCTATAACAGCATGAATGCGGTTAGTGATCGTGACTTTGTGGTTGAGTTCAACTTCCTCAGCACTCTGACTGCGGTTCATTTGAGCAGACTTGCCGAGGATTTGATTCTGTACTCTACGAAAGAGTACAACTTCTTGGAGCTGTCTGAAGAGTACACAACCGGCAGCAGTTTGATGCCCCAGAAGCGCAATCCCGATAGTTTGGAATTGGTCAGGGGAATTTCGGGAAATGTGTTCGGGCAACACTGCGGCCTGCTAATGACTTTGAAGGGACTTCCATCGACGTATAACAAAGATCTGCAGTGCGATAAGAGTGGAATGTTTGCAGTGTACGATCAGACGGTGCTTTCGCTGACGTTGATGACCGGAGTGATTACGACTATTCGGCTCGATGAGGAACGTTGCCTCAGTGCGCTGAGTTACGACATGCTTGCAACCGATATG GCATACTATCTGGTGCGTAAAGGAATTCCCTTCCGGGAGGCACATCACATCTCCGGAGAGGTCGTCGCTTTCTCCGAGAAGGTGAAAATTCCAATCAACAAGCTATCGTTGGAAGACCTCAAGGAAATAAGTCCATATTTTGACGAGACGGTCAGCGGGTTGTGGAACTATGAGAACAGTGTCGAGCAGTATACCGTCGTGGGGGGCACTTCCCGGATCGCGGTGCAGGAGCAGATCAACCTGCTGAAGGATTTTCTTTCGAGCTGTGAATGA